The DNA window CAAAAATGACATAGAAATCGAGGGAAGGAAGATTTCCGGTACCGGAGGAACGGAAGAAAGCGGCGCCTTTCTCTTTCAGGGGACTTTACTCATGGATTTCGATGTGGAGATGATGTTAAAAGCCCTCAAAATACCGATGGAAAAGCTCAAGGACAAGGAGATAGAATCCGTGAAAGACAGGGTCACCTGGTTAAAGCGTGAGTTGGGTTACCTGCCCAGCTTGGGAGAGGTCAAAGGGGCCATAAGGGAGGGTTTTGAGGAGGTATTCCAAGTTGAATTCTTCGAGGGAAATTTAACCGCGGAAGAAAGGGATTTATTCGAGTGGAAGGTGGATGAATTCCATTCGGACGAGTGGATTCACAAGGTGAGGTATCCCACTCACGAGAGGCAAATCCTCAAATCAACCTATAGGGCGAAGGGTGGATTGATTAGGGTCACATTGGTGGTAAACACGAGATTCAAAAGGATACAAAGCACCTTGATCACCGGGGATTTCTTTGCCTTTCCCAGGAGAACTATCTTTGACCTCGAGGCGGTCTTGAAGGACATCGAGGCCAGTGAGGAGTGTGTGAGAGAAAAGGTTCTTCATTTCTTCAAGAGTTGGGGTTATAAGGTCCTCGACGTTTCACCGGAGGATTTGATTGAGGTGATTATCGAAGCGTTGAAAAAGATCGATTATCCGCAATATGGCATATCCCTCTCAGAGGGGAATGAAATCTTCACGGTGAACGGTACCCTTGAGGAGATACTGAAAAAGGACATTCCCATCCTACTACTTCCCTATTGTGCCAAACTTAAGGGGTGCAAGTTTAGATACGAAAAGGATTGCATCGAGTGTGGAAAATGTAGTGTTGGCGAGGCTTACAGGATCGCTAGAGGGAGAGAGATTGTGCCCATTACCATTGTAAACTTTGAAGATTTGATGGGTACCCTTGAGATGTGTAAAACTCAAGGCATTGAGGCCTTCGTGGGCAGCTGTTGTGAGGCATTTTATGCCAAACATCGAGAGGACTTTGAGAGGGTGGGACTGCCCGGAATATTGATCGACATCGATAATAATACCTGTTATGACCTGGGTAAAGAGCAGCAAGCTTATGCCGGGACATTTGAGAATCAAACGCAGTTGAAGTTGGACTTACTCAGAAAGATCCTTTCAAATCTCCAAAGCAAGGATGTGATGGCATGTCCACCATGCCTACCGGCAGGCCCGCCTGCCGGACGGATAGGCAAGTCAATGGAGAGTTGAAATACGATTTAGTCGTCGTTGGGGCTGGACCAGCTGGAAGTACAGCGGCAAAAGTTGCCTGCGAGGAAGGTATAAGCGTCCTCGTGTTGGAGAAAAAGGCGAGTATAGGGAGACCCGTTCAGTGTGGCGAGTTCGTTCCCAAAGCCCTCTGTAGGGAGGTGGACATTGATAAGCGGTGCATTGCACAAGAAGTCGACATAATGAGGACATATATGCCTGACGGGGGAATCATTGAGACGAATTCTCCGGGGTTTATATTGAATAGAGCCCTCTTTGATGAGCTACTGACCATAGAAGCTGCAAAAGCCGGGGCTCACATTCTGCTTCGAACAAAGGTTATTTCCATCCGTGGGAGAGGAGTCATCGCCAGACCTGTCTGCCCTGCCCGTCCGGCAGGATGGGATGGTGAGGAGATAAATATAGAAACCAAGGTGGTAATCGGTGCCGATGGTCCCATCTCCACCGCCGGTGGCTGGATCGGTCAAGTCAATCGAGAGTTCGTTCGTTGCCTGCAATATGAGATTCCCCTAAACCGGGATATTAAAACAACGGAGGTCTACTTCGATCCAAGGTATAGAGCAGGCTACGGTTGGCTTTTTCCCAAAGGTGAGACGGCAAATGTGGGGGTAGGTATTAGAGTTGGGAGTCGAGCGTCGAGAGTCGAGAGACGAGCATTGAGAGAGGCACTGGAGCACCTTGTTTCGAGGTTGGAGAGGGATGGAAAAATTAAGAGGAGCATTTTAAGGGTCAGCAGTGGACTCGTTCCCGTGGGAGGATACTTGAGGAGAACCTGGTGTGGAAATATCCTCCTGGTGGGGGATGCGGCGGGGCAAACGGATCCCATCTCTGGGGCGGGAATCCTCTCCGCCATCCTTTGCGGAAAGATCGCCGGAAGAATCGCCGCCATGTCCATAAAGCGGAATGATTTGGGGATTTTAGAGGAATATGAGGTGGAATGGAAGGACATTCTGCAGAAACCACTGGATAGGGCCCTTAGAAGACGTAAATTCCTGGATGCACATTGGCCCTGCCCTCCATCGCTCAACTCATCGACGGATAATGGTGAGAAAGAACTATCGCAACTTTTGAGGGAGAACTGGATCGCGTTCAGAGGATATTATCGTGAAACTTAAGATAACGGAACTACTGGAAAATTCGAGGGAGTTATCCTGGCGAAACTTCGGCAGGGAAATTATCTTCTATCTGCCGGGGATGTTTACATTAAATGGAGATCGAGGCAGGTACCCGGCAATCTCCATCACCGGGGATAGATGCGAACTCAATTGTGATCACTGTCGTGCCCGGATATTAGAGTCCATGATCCATGCCACAACACCCGAGGCATTGGTGAAGAGGTGCCTAAAGCTAGAAGAACAGGGCAATATCGGCTGTCTGATAAGTGGAGGCAGCTTAAGAGATGGAACCCTACCCTGGCTTAGATTTGCCGATGCCTTGGCCAGGATAAAGGAGGAGACGAATTTAAAAATCTCCATACATACCGGGTTGATAGATTTTGACACCGCTCAGAGGCTCAAGGAGGCTGGTGTGGATCAGGCACTCATAGATGTCATAGGAGACGATGAAACCCTCAAGCGCGTATACCATCTGGATGTGGGAATTGAAGCCATAAAGAGTTCATTGGATGCCCTGACTACAGTGGGGATTCCAATCGTCCCCCACATCGTCGTTGGATTGTACTATGGCAGAATAAAAGGCGAGCTCGAAGCCTTGGATATGATTTCAGGTTACAACCCATCCGTTCTGGTGGTGGTATCTTTGATGCCCTTGTTGGGGACGCCGATGCGGGATGTTGTCTCCCCTCCCCATTCTCAAAAGATTGCCGAAATTTTAGCCACCGCTCGCTTGAAAATGCCCAATATTCCAATTTCTCTGGGTTGTGCACGTTCGAGGGGGAGAGATGGCAGCTGGATCGAGACCATGGCCGTCGATGCCGGGGTAAACAGAATGGCTTTATGGTCGGAAGAGGCGATCGAGAGGGCAAAGCGGTATGATCTAAAAATCGAATTTCGCAAGACCTGCTGCTCAATTTAAAATCAACTGTCCTTTGGCAAAAATTAGCTCATTAAGCTAAAACATAAACTTGATTTTTAAGACCATGATTTTAATGAAAAATTTAAAGCATTTTTATCTTTACATTTTGCATTTGAGATAGCAGCATAATAGCATACGAAACCTTAAAGAAGTTCGTATAAAATTTGGCTAAACTAAGTAAAATCAAAAGGAGCCGAGCAGCGAGCGACGAGAGTCGAGAAACGTATGGAGTGTCGTACATTTCCATGAGTAGGGATAAATCTATGGAGATTGCAAGGACTGATTTGCGGGGAAAAGAGTTCATAAGGGAGAGTCCAGAATACTTGAGAACGAGCATGGCGGCGGCCATAACTCTCGGTTTCCGTCCCGGACGCTTCTACAGGGATGCCAAGTTATCCTGCATCAATCTGCTGATGACTTACTCGGAGGGATGCATGGCCAATTGCG is part of the Actinomycetota bacterium genome and encodes:
- a CDS encoding DUF116 domain-containing protein, translated to MLDTGIRTAAENMALDAAILEAKAKDLIPNTLRFLRFSPPAVLVGYHQSIEQEVRVDFCRQNGIDINRRITGGGAIFFDPSQLGWELIGSKESLNFSVASETFFRKVCSAVTCALRKLGLEASFRPKNDIEIEGRKISGTGGTEESGAFLFQGTLLMDFDVEMMLKALKIPMEKLKDKEIESVKDRVTWLKRELGYLPSLGEVKGAIREGFEEVFQVEFFEGNLTAEERDLFEWKVDEFHSDEWIHKVRYPTHERQILKSTYRAKGGLIRVTLVVNTRFKRIQSTLITGDFFAFPRRTIFDLEAVLKDIEASEECVREKVLHFFKSWGYKVLDVSPEDLIEVIIEALKKIDYPQYGISLSEGNEIFTVNGTLEEILKKDIPILLLPYCAKLKGCKFRYEKDCIECGKCSVGEAYRIARGREIVPITIVNFEDLMGTLEMCKTQGIEAFVGSCCEAFYAKHREDFERVGLPGILIDIDNNTCYDLGKEQQAYAGTFENQTQLKLDLLRKILSNLQSKDVMACPPCLPAGPPAGRIGKSMES
- a CDS encoding NAD(P)/FAD-dependent oxidoreductase, which produces MPTGRPACRTDRQVNGELKYDLVVVGAGPAGSTAAKVACEEGISVLVLEKKASIGRPVQCGEFVPKALCREVDIDKRCIAQEVDIMRTYMPDGGIIETNSPGFILNRALFDELLTIEAAKAGAHILLRTKVISIRGRGVIARPVCPARPAGWDGEEINIETKVVIGADGPISTAGGWIGQVNREFVRCLQYEIPLNRDIKTTEVYFDPRYRAGYGWLFPKGETANVGVGIRVGSRASRVERRALREALEHLVSRLERDGKIKRSILRVSSGLVPVGGYLRRTWCGNILLVGDAAGQTDPISGAGILSAILCGKIAGRIAAMSIKRNDLGILEEYEVEWKDILQKPLDRALRRRKFLDAHWPCPPSLNSSTDNGEKELSQLLRENWIAFRGYYRET
- a CDS encoding radical SAM protein; the protein is MKLKITELLENSRELSWRNFGREIIFYLPGMFTLNGDRGRYPAISITGDRCELNCDHCRARILESMIHATTPEALVKRCLKLEEQGNIGCLISGGSLRDGTLPWLRFADALARIKEETNLKISIHTGLIDFDTAQRLKEAGVDQALIDVIGDDETLKRVYHLDVGIEAIKSSLDALTTVGIPIVPHIVVGLYYGRIKGELEALDMISGYNPSVLVVVSLMPLLGTPMRDVVSPPHSQKIAEILATARLKMPNIPISLGCARSRGRDGSWIETMAVDAGVNRMALWSEEAIERAKRYDLKIEFRKTCCSI